TGGCCTCGCAGGCTCGGCCAGGGGTCGCACTTTTGTTTTGGCCGCGCGGCACACTCGGCTCGCTATCCTTGCGGGGCGGCGGCTAGGCACGGGAGCGCATCGCACGCCGCCCCGCTGCGGGCTCGCCAAGAGTGCGGTTGTTCGGGCCCTGCGGGCCGGCGACATCATGACCTAGAGCGGAAGTTCCGCCTGTTTGCGCAAAGGCTCAACGAACAGCGTGCGACGCGGCGGTTCCTCGAACAGCAGCTCGTTCGGCAGGCTGCCGTCGAGCCAATGGTTCGCGTCGCGCCGCTGGATGATCACGCCGTGGCGCGACTGATAGGGAATGACATCGGCGCCCGCCGGGATGGTGAGGATGCGGTAGGACAGCGGCCAGTCGGCGAGTGGCGGGTCCCACACTGCGGCGAGATAGAAGAAATTGCCGCTGTCGAGCGTCACCCGGTAGCGGTGATCGCCGGTTCCCATGCGAAACTCGGACGCCGGGATCAGGCAGCGGCGCGCCG
This DNA window, taken from Sphingopyxis sp. PAMC25046, encodes the following:
- a CDS encoding SOS response-associated peptidase family protein, with translation MQALVRRNPDNMTEIEMVKAVWGSDPRFSDGINYRFVRAEGRAFPARRCLIPASEFRMGTGDHRYRVTLDSGNFFYLAAVWDPPLADWPLSYRILTIPAGADVIPYQSRHGVIIQRRDANHWLDGSLPNELLFEEPPRRTLFVEPLRKQAELPL